In Edaphobacter dinghuensis, one genomic interval encodes:
- a CDS encoding GntR family transcriptional regulator, which produces MGRRRKLPDASPSSSVRQRAYLYIHRKITEGELKARSALSELELARELGSSRTPVREAISQLVAEGLLEQTHGGIFVVEFTREDVLDLCELREALETYAFSKVARLGLPQSEERERLHQLVQAVLDLKEELEKSGKTALDVEGMHRFIATDFSFHALLIGLSQNVRIHKVVSETRVLMRVFLMRHKGHSVADLERIYQQHKELLEAIERQDVAATTRILSMHLQESQRERLEEFDRHKREISMKNNMPNYMEIYKPNISLS; this is translated from the coding sequence ATGGGCAGAAGAAGGAAGCTTCCTGACGCATCGCCATCCTCGTCGGTACGCCAGCGAGCCTATCTTTATATCCATCGCAAAATTACAGAAGGCGAGCTTAAAGCGAGAAGTGCTCTCTCCGAACTTGAACTCGCGCGTGAACTTGGCAGCAGTCGCACTCCCGTCCGCGAGGCTATTAGTCAACTCGTCGCCGAGGGTTTGCTCGAACAGACGCACGGCGGGATCTTTGTCGTTGAGTTCACCCGCGAAGATGTTCTCGATCTCTGCGAATTGCGGGAAGCCCTTGAAACCTATGCATTCAGTAAGGTTGCCCGCCTGGGGCTCCCTCAGTCTGAAGAACGCGAGCGACTTCATCAGCTAGTTCAGGCTGTTCTCGACCTCAAGGAAGAGCTCGAAAAATCAGGCAAGACCGCATTGGACGTCGAAGGCATGCATCGCTTCATCGCGACCGACTTCAGCTTCCACGCACTCCTCATTGGTCTCTCCCAGAACGTCCGCATTCACAAGGTCGTCAGCGAGACCCGGGTTCTGATGCGCGTCTTCCTCATGCGCCATAAGGGGCACAGTGTCGCTGACCTCGAGCGGATTTATCAGCAGCACAAGGAATTGCTGGAAGCGATCGAGCGTCAGGATGTCGCCGCCACCACCCGTATCCTCTCCATGCATCTGCAGGAAAGCCAGCGAGAACGCCTGGAGGAGTTTGATCGACACAAGCGTGAGATTTCCATGAAGAACAATATGCCTAACTACATGGAGATCTATAAGCCGAACATCTCTCTAAGCTGA
- a CDS encoding dihydrodipicolinate synthase family protein, translating into MKDLSVHGVFAALLLSRNRDGSLVESALGDQLDFLLSRGVRNFALNGATSEYCQTNPAELRRSLQIVKATLPSDASLLCGVGGACLRDTLALGEIAIRADVLGLLVPAPHFFPYAQGDLIAFVEAVAMRLPLPQLLYNLPQFTTGFEPATTLDLIRRCSNVIGMKDSSGSLKTLRLLARESIDTSRIIGNDGVLAQGLIEGICDGVVSGVACVLPEIIQPLFAHPPASPAFLSAADSLREVISHIDVLPAPWGLKVIAEERGIAQAVYPLPLSRERELQIQSIREWLRQWLPHIEELQSALHARPTN; encoded by the coding sequence ATGAAGGATTTATCTGTTCATGGCGTTTTTGCCGCTTTGCTCTTATCCCGAAACAGAGACGGATCTCTGGTTGAATCGGCTCTTGGCGACCAGCTTGATTTTCTTCTCTCTCGCGGCGTTCGCAACTTCGCCCTCAATGGAGCGACCAGCGAATACTGCCAGACGAATCCCGCCGAGCTTAGGCGTTCTCTACAGATTGTCAAAGCCACCCTCCCTTCCGACGCTTCCCTTCTCTGTGGAGTGGGCGGCGCCTGCCTCAGGGACACGCTTGCGCTGGGAGAGATCGCCATCCGAGCCGACGTGCTTGGACTTCTCGTACCCGCACCGCACTTCTTTCCATACGCTCAGGGAGATCTCATTGCATTCGTCGAGGCGGTTGCCATGCGGCTTCCTCTCCCGCAGCTTCTATACAATCTTCCGCAGTTCACCACTGGCTTCGAACCAGCTACTACCCTCGACCTGATCCGCCGCTGCAGCAATGTCATTGGCATGAAAGATAGCAGCGGTTCCCTCAAAACTCTCCGCCTGCTCGCCCGCGAGTCCATCGATACTTCCCGAATCATTGGCAACGATGGTGTTCTCGCCCAGGGACTCATCGAGGGCATCTGCGACGGCGTCGTCTCTGGTGTGGCCTGCGTTCTACCCGAGATCATCCAGCCGCTCTTTGCCCATCCTCCTGCTAGTCCCGCTTTTCTATCCGCCGCAGACAGTCTCCGGGAGGTCATCTCCCACATCGACGTTCTACCTGCTCCGTGGGGGCTCAAGGTCATCGCCGAAGAGCGCGGCATCGCGCAAGCCGTCTACCCTCTTCCTCTGTCACGTGAACGAGAGCTGCAGATTCAGTCCATCCGTGAATGGCTTCGCCAGTGGCTTCCTCACATTGAAGAGCTGCAATCTGCACTGCACGCTCGACCGACAAACTGA
- a CDS encoding MFS transporter, translated as MLWLVCFLNYSDRQAIFALFPLLRVQFHLSNVQLALIGSSFMWAYAIFGPVAGWLGDRLSRKWLILAGLIFWLFVTTTTILAHQFWQLAVLRSLNGIAEAIYFPAAMSLISSYHDATTRSRAMSLHQSAVYAGTIAGGVVASWLGEHFGWRSNFICFGALGFLLCIILILFLQEPVSDLSPNHDTSTGKTKVPNPSLSKITKEILGAPPVLRLIIAFIGANFVAMIFMVWLPTFLYGKFHMSLAMAGMNATIYLQIASVFGVLTGGVLADSLVTRDGGGRMRTQAFGLLVGMPFLFLAGRTSSFGWLIFGMIGFGFAKGIYESNIWASLHDVVNPQQRATAVGVMNSLGWLGGGFAPIAFAFGAQHFGMGDCLSSTSLIYGCVAGLLLWNAKWHGRDRRFDPD; from the coding sequence ATGCTCTGGCTCGTCTGCTTCCTCAACTACTCGGATCGCCAAGCCATCTTCGCTCTTTTTCCGCTTCTCCGTGTCCAGTTCCACCTCTCTAACGTGCAGCTTGCGCTCATCGGCTCCTCCTTCATGTGGGCCTACGCCATCTTCGGCCCTGTTGCTGGGTGGCTCGGCGACCGTCTCTCGCGCAAATGGCTCATCCTGGCCGGACTCATCTTTTGGCTCTTCGTCACCACCACCACCATCCTGGCCCACCAGTTCTGGCAGCTCGCCGTCCTCCGCAGCCTCAACGGAATCGCCGAGGCGATCTACTTTCCCGCGGCGATGTCGCTCATCAGCAGCTATCACGACGCAACAACTCGCTCGCGCGCCATGTCCTTGCATCAGTCCGCCGTCTACGCAGGAACCATCGCAGGTGGCGTCGTCGCCTCTTGGCTTGGGGAGCACTTCGGCTGGCGCTCCAACTTTATTTGCTTCGGCGCACTCGGCTTTCTGTTGTGCATCATCCTCATCCTTTTTCTGCAAGAGCCTGTCTCCGACCTGTCTCCCAACCACGACACCAGCACCGGTAAAACAAAGGTTCCGAATCCCTCTCTCAGTAAAATTACCAAGGAGATCCTCGGCGCTCCCCCCGTGCTTCGTCTCATCATCGCCTTTATCGGCGCCAACTTCGTCGCGATGATCTTCATGGTGTGGCTGCCGACCTTTCTCTACGGCAAGTTCCATATGAGCCTCGCCATGGCCGGTATGAACGCGACCATCTACCTGCAGATCGCCTCTGTCTTCGGGGTCCTCACCGGCGGCGTTCTTGCTGACTCTCTCGTCACCCGGGATGGCGGAGGTCGCATGCGTACCCAGGCATTCGGTCTGTTGGTTGGTATGCCCTTCCTCTTCCTCGCCGGCCGAACCTCTTCTTTTGGATGGCTTATCTTCGGTATGATCGGTTTCGGTTTCGCAAAAGGCATCTACGAATCCAATATCTGGGCCTCCCTCCACGACGTTGTTAACCCACAACAGCGAGCTACCGCGGTCGGGGTCATGAATTCTCTCGGCTGGCTTGGTGGTGGCTTCGCCCCTATCGCGTTCGCCTTCGGGGCTCAGCATTTCGGCATGGGAGACTGCCTTAGCTCTACATCTCTTATCTATGGATGCGTCGCGGGGCTTCTCTTATGGAATGCAAAATGGCATGGAAGAGATCGTCGGTTCGATCCCGATTAG